One window of the Colletotrichum lupini chromosome 9, complete sequence genome contains the following:
- a CDS encoding tetratricopeptide repeat domain-containing protein: MSAIPALSRLSHRVESSGPNTISLVTGIVFVGCPHGVDPSHRETLKNNCSYLLRQCLQGRSIRKFLEMRNWEENILHVNNMFTSCQFSFPILSIYEGRPTIKRSFIHNKQQTIVNSQLARTDATIEKLVGIDADHFQACYLLECGTPNWEVRAWLRQRIKAVVRANETTTGSQLSSNVLIQSPRNSIGAGQKPSVYALQQAFGATSLDDDATTQVSLPTPDPPSMESIFRGFSRSTVELALPCHMMEQLSLNRDFLGRVDIMDKIDAALLPASTRSNSPATQSQTPTIAAVFGVAGLGKTQLASQYVSTRKQNFDAIFWICAESAEKLELGFCKIATRIRLVPENEPSNPTSAKELIHSWLAKPTWTIGGKDDHVLSPKWLLVFDNAEDPQILDDYIDVDGPGSILVTSRNPLACDLPGNVVPIPLPPFSEEESLEFLKKTSKGLIRSPKDHNTGRQLHHQLDGLPLALAQMAGIAKQQFLSFSVLKQRLDDHTDRGNLFEVQINKNSRGNLSSLFTMDGLGAEPQLLAAIISCFHPDHIEGSIFDHLSSDDIFGGHSPMKRNDYFRARATLLYASIIRENNDCTATHLSMHRVPQQVIRANLSKNPEQLSKVFSIAVKLIRSTWPMLPFEQRHARRQGPVSRELLSDHVNSLHYMYETEKSLLMPRVESFEDTEFDLGTILQETAWWLYERGNFLKARETAAKILLLCDKYEGVERWLDLSALVYDVMGCVANGTNRPEESEKFNSKQLIIRKEISGKTGKENFQLGYAFNQMGCSLMMFKKFEEGGQMFRQALDIWHRVPGYRKGLALMEYANFGMSLWLQGRIGEAAEVLEEGQRESEEGLGRLSMASFRPGRVLHALGNVRLSQGRMEESEQFHKDALKTYQGAVGSKYHRTADMCYKLAQHSVRRGDRVSLNIAMTLVDQALVTYDANEGVHVPEIARATFMKAKILYKMNLLDYQNEDTSHEEDIELLEKAHLMYRQLVPSTRILPGALRESHFEDLFARIDGVFLYQNSANIAKLQVSFAKRLKLKLSNH; this comes from the exons ATGTCAGCCATTCCG GCTTTATCACGACTAAGTCATAGAGTTGAAAGCAGTGGACCGAACACAATTAGTCTCGTGACCGGTATTGTCTTTGTGGGTTGCCCGCATGGTGTTGATCCGAGTCATCGTGAGACACTCAAGAACAATTGCTCCTACCTGCTTCGACAATGTCTCCAAGGCAGGTCGATCCGGAAGTTCCTAGAGATGAGGAATTGGGAAGAGAACATCTTGCACGTCAACAATATGTTCACTAGCTGCCAGTTCAGCTTCCCTATCCTTAGTATCTACGAAGGTCGGCCTACCATCAAGAGATCCTTCATTCACAACAAACAACAGACT ATCGTCAACTCACAGCTGGCCAGAACGGACGCTACTATTGAGAAGCTAGTCGGCATAGATGCAGATCATTTTCAGGCTTGTTATCTTCTTGAGTGCGGAACTCCGAATTGGGAAGTCCGGGCATGGCTCCGTCAAAGGATCAAGGCAGTCGTTCGGGCTAACGAAACTACTACGGGAT CACAGCTTTCATCCAATGTTCTAATCCAAAGTCCACGGAATAGTATTGGAGCGGGGCAGAAACCCTCTGTATATGCCCTGCAGCAAG CCTTTGGCGCAACATCCTTAGATGACGACGCTACGACCCAGGTATCACTGCCGACACCGGATCCGCCGAGCATGGAGTCAATTTTCCGTGGGTTTTCTAGGTCGACCGTGGAACTCGCGCTTCCTTGTCATATGATGGAGCAATTATCCCTGAATAGAGACTTCCTCGGCCGCGTAGACATCATGGACAAGATTGATGCCGCGTTATTACCAGCCAGCACAAGGAGCAACTCACCGGCAACACAAAGCCAAACACCAACCATAGCAGCGGTTTTCGGTGTAGCCGGCCTTGGGAAGACTCAGCTTGCATCGCAATATGTATCCACCCGCAAGCAGAATTTCGATGCCATCTTCTGGATATGTGCTGAAAGTGCCGAGAAGCTGGAACTTGGCTTTTGTAAGATAGCCACTCGAATTCGCCTTGTCCCGGAGAACGAGCCCAGCAACCCGACATCAGCCAAAGAACTTATCCACTCATGGCTCGCTAAACCAACTTGGACAATTGGCGGTAAAGATGATCACGTCTTGTCCCCCAAATGGCTCTTGGTATTCGACAACGCAGAAGACCCTCAAATTCTGGACGATTATATTGATGTAGACGGGCCGGGGTCGATCCTCGTAACGTCGAGAAACCCTCTAGCTTGTGATCTTCCTGGTAATGTTGTCCCAATACCGCTGCCTCCTTTCTCGGAGGAGGAATCCCTGGAGTTCTTGAAAAAGACTTCCAAAGGCTTGATCAGGTCCCCCAAAGATCACAATACCGGACGCCAGCTACATCATCAACTTGATGGGCTTCCTCTCGCTCTAGCTCAAATGGCGGGCATCGCGAAGCAACAGTTTCTTTCATTCTCTGTCCTTAAGCAGCGATTGGACGATCATACTGATCGTGGAAATCTTTTCGAGGTCCAAATCAACAAGAACTCTCGCGGCAATCTTTCGTCCTTGTTCACGATGGATGGCTTAGGTGCTGAGCCACAACTCCTTGCTGCCATCATTTCTTGCTTCCACCCTGATCACATTGAAGGGTCCATCTTCGATCACCTGTCCTCAGATGATATTTTTGGGGGGCACTCACCAATGAAACGCAACGACTACTTCAGGGCAAGAGCGACGCTCCTTTATGCTTCAATCATCCGAGAGAACAACGATTGCACCGCGACACACCTATCGATGCATCGAGTACCTCAACAGGTTATCAGAGCCAATTTATCCAAGAATCCAGAACAATTATCCAAGGTTTTCTCCATCGCGGTAAAACTTATCCGCAGCACATGGCCGATGTTACCATTTGAGCAAAGGCATGCGAGGAGACAGGGGCCTGTGTCACGGGAATTGCTCAGTGATCATGTCAATTCTTTGCATTACATGTACGAAACAGAGAAGTCTCTTCTCATGCCTCGAGTTGAATCTTTTGAAGACACCGAGTTTGACCTCGGCACAATTCTGCAAGAAACAGCCTG GTGGCTATACGAGCGCGGCAACTTCCTCAAAGCGCGTGAAACAGCTGCAAAGATACTTCTGTTGTGCGACAAGTACGAGGGTGTGGAGAGATGGCTCGATCTATCTGCTCTTGTGTACGACGTCATGGGATGCGTTGCGAATGGGACTAATCGCCCTGAAGAATCGGAGAAGTTTAACTCTAAGCAGCTGATAATCCGAAAGGAGATCTCCGGCAAAACGGGTAAGGAAAACTTCCAACTAGGATACGCATTCAATCAGATGGGATGTTCCTTGATGATGTTCAAGAAGTTTGAAGAAGGTGGTCAAATGTTCCGGCAAGCATTGGACATCTGGCATAGGGTGCCAGGGTATCGGAAAGGTCTAGCTTTGATGGAATACGCCAACTTTGGTATGAGTCTATGGCTTCAAGGGAGAATAGGCGAAGCTGCTGAGGTCCTTGAGGAAGGACAAAGAGAAAGCGAAGAAGGCCTTGGGAGATTGAGCATGGCCTCATTCAG GCCAGGCAGAGTACTACACGCACTTGGAAACGTTCGACTCAGCCAAGGCCGCATGGAAGAAAGCGAGCAATTCCACAAGGATGCCCTCAAGACGTATCAGGGAGCTGTCGGCAGCAAGTATCATCGAACGGCCGACATGTGCTACAAGCTAGCACAACACTCTGTTCGGCGGGGTGATAGGGTTTCACTTAATATTGCCAT GACATTAGTTGATCAAGCTCTTGTTACCTATGATGCCAACGAAGGCGTACATGTGCCCGAGATCGCGCGGGCCACCTTCATGAAAGCAAAGATTCTCTACAAGATGAATCTTCTTGATTATCAAAATGAGGACACATCGCATGAGGAAGACATAGAGTTACTAGAGAAGGCTCACCTGATGTATAGGCAGCTTGTTCCGTCAACGCGGATACTGCCAGGGGCATTACGAGAGTCCCATTTTGAGGATTTG TTTGCTAGAATAGATGGAGTCTTTCTCTACCAGAACAGCGCAAACATTGCCAAACTCCAGGTTTCCTTCGCCAAGAGACTCA AGTTGAAGCTGTCAAATCATTAG